The following are encoded in a window of uncultured Sphaerochaeta sp. genomic DNA:
- a CDS encoding GntR family transcriptional regulator has product MAKIEPGLEFSLDVKSGVPFYKQIIFQVEMAIADGRLGKGAQLPTVRALAVDLSVNPNTVARAYAEMEIRNIVVTQQGSGTFISDKEVSIDGIERERILSQITKEYITKASSYGFQPNELIAAIKDMGNEVHTQGE; this is encoded by the coding sequence ATGGCCAAGATTGAACCTGGATTGGAATTCAGCCTAGACGTGAAAAGTGGAGTGCCCTTCTATAAACAGATCATATTCCAAGTGGAGATGGCCATTGCCGATGGAAGATTGGGAAAAGGCGCTCAGCTCCCTACTGTTCGAGCCCTTGCGGTGGATTTAAGCGTAAACCCGAACACGGTTGCCAGAGCATACGCAGAGATGGAAATCAGAAATATCGTGGTGACACAACAAGGTTCAGGAACCTTCATCAGTGACAAGGAAGTCAGTATTGATGGGATTGAACGGGAACGTATCCTTTCCCAGATCACCAAGGAATATATCACAAAAGCTTCCTCCTATGGCTTCCAGCCGAACGAGTTGATTGCGGCAATCAAGGACATGGGAAATGAAGTACATACACAAGGGGAATAA